DNA from Desulfuromonadales bacterium:
GATGCAGAAATCGGCCTACCTGGTGATCATGATGGTGCTGGTGCCGCTGGTGATTTTGAGCGGGCTCATGCTGATGAACGTCGGCCCGATGCGCGCCCTGGCGGTGCTCGTCGGCGGCATCAAGCTGGTCGCCTCGGTGCATTTCCTGCTGGCCTGCTCGCTGTGCGCCTTCCTCTTCACCCACGTCTACCTGGCCACTCTCGGCAGCTCG
Protein-coding regions in this window:
- a CDS encoding cytochrome b/b6 domain-containing protein — translated: MQKSAYLVIMMVLVPLVILSGLMLMNVGPMRALAVLVGGIKLVASVHFLLACSLCAFLFTHVYLATLGSSPLAYFKPMLTGWEEVKHDHDEQERIFSCLHPCKIKRAAGRKSAARFRCTPLNRGPVHSP